A region of Procambarus clarkii isolate CNS0578487 chromosome 22, FALCON_Pclarkii_2.0, whole genome shotgun sequence DNA encodes the following proteins:
- the LOC138367557 gene encoding A-kinase anchor protein 5-like, with protein MECCIEPDQLPLLEAITLDERLSDIEVTAEEVDFFMGFQEDCLMGFQEDCLMEFQEDCLMGFQEDCLMGFQEDCLMGFQEDCLMGFQEDCLMGFQEDCLMGFQEDCLMGFQEDCLMGFQEDCLMGFQEDCLMGFQEDCLMGFQEDCLMGFQEDCLMGFQEDCLVGFQEDCLMGFQEDCLMGFQEDCLMGFQEDCLMGFQEDCLVGFQEDCLMGFQEDCLMGFQEDCLMGFQEDCLMGFQEDCLMGFQEDCLMGFQEDCLMGFQEDCLMGFQEDCLMGFQEDCLMGFQEDCLMGFQEDCLMGFQEDCLMGFQEDFHFETFLFPVLSTKFYYSALA; from the exons atggagtgcTGCATCGAGCCTgaccagctcccattgttagaagcgattaccctagatgaaagactatcagatatagaggtgacagcagaggag GTGGATTTCTTCATGGGATTCCAGGAGGATTGCCTCATGGGATTCCAGGAGGATTGCCTCATGGAATTCCAGGAGGATTGCCTCATGGGATTCCAGGAGGATTGCCTCATGGGATTCCAGGAGGATTGCCTCATGGGATTCCAGGAGGATTGCCTCATGGGATTCCAGGAGGATTGCCTCATGGGATTCCAGGAGGATTGCCTCATGGGATTCCAGGAGGATTGCCTCATGGGATTCCAGGAGGATTGCCTCATGGGATTCCAGGAGGATTGCCTCATGGGATTCCAGGAGGATTGCCTCATGGGATTCCAGGAGGATTGCCTCATGGGATTCCAGGAGGATTGCCTCATGGGATTCCAGGAGGATTGCCTCATGGGATTCCAGGAGGATTGCCTCGTGGGATTCCAGGAGGATTGCCTCATGGGATTCCAGGAGGATTGCCTCATGGGATTCCAGGAGGATTGCCTCATGGGATTCCAGGAGGATTGCCTCATGGGATTCCAGGAGGATTGCCTCGTGGGATTCCAGGAGGATTGCCTCATGGGATTCCAGGAGGATTGCCTCATGGGATTCCAGGAGGATTGCCTCATGGGATTCCAGGAGGATTGCCTCATGGGATTCCAGGAGGATTGCCTCATGGGATTCCAGGAGGATTGCCTCATGGGATTCCAGGAGGATTGCCTCATGGGATTCCAGGAGGATTGCCTCATGGGATTCCAGGAGGATTGCCTCATGGGATTCCAGGAGGATTGCCTCATGGGATTCCAGGAGGATTGCCTCATGGGATTCCAGGAGGATTGCCTCATGGGATTCCAGGAGGATTGCCTCATGGGATTCCAGGAGGATTTTCATTTTGAGACGTTTCTGTTTCCTGTTCTCAGCACCAAGTTTTATTACTCTGcacttgcttga